The following coding sequences lie in one Bartonella sp. DGB1 genomic window:
- a CDS encoding CopG family antitoxin, which translates to MTKKNYNKPNNFNNFDEQRIVVRETLLERDLVKIHTENISPKPKNVSLSLSLPKSLLKIIKSKAKIKGISYTCYVRQILEKNLQGDLN; encoded by the coding sequence ATGACAAAAAAAAATTATAATAAACCCAATAATTTTAATAATTTTGATGAACAACGTATAGTCGTACGTGAAACCTTATTAGAAAGAGATCTAGTAAAAATTCATACCGAAAATATTAGTCCCAAACCAAAAAACGTTAGTTTAAGTCTAAGTCTACCAAAAAGCTTACTAAAAATAATTAAGTCCAAAGCAAAAATTAAAGGAATTTCCTATACTTGTTATGTTCGACAAATTTTAGAAAAAAATTTACAAGGTGATCTTAATTAA